Genomic segment of Cronobacter dublinensis subsp. dublinensis LMG 23823:
ACAGAGACCCCTGCCAGACGGGCGACGTCACGAATGGTGATCATGGCGACCACCCTGAAGAGCTGAAATGCGTCTCACAGTAACCCCCTGTGTTAAGTCAGGAGGCTATTCTGGCAGCGTGCCGACACGCGCTGCGTGAAGCGCATCACAGCGCTGGAAACGGTTACATGCGATTTGTTAACGATTGTGATCCAGATCGTTATCTGGATGATGCGGATTGCGGTGCGCCTGCGGCAAGGCGCGTCAGACGCCGCCACAGCCACTCCAGCGGCCCCTGACGGAAGTAACGCAGCCAGAGCACGGAAAAGAGAAGATTGACCGCCCAGACCGCCGGGACAAACGCCAGCAGCGCGAACCGGTCGAATTTCATGAACAGGCCGAAGTGGTTGAAAAGCGTGGTGCAGATAAGGCTTTGCAGCAGATAGTTGGTGAGCGCCATACGGCCAACGCAGGCGACGGCGGTCATCAGTTTCAGGCGCGCGAGACAGGGCCAGTAGCCAAACACCAGCGCGGTGTAGCCGAGGGCCTGCAGCGGCGCGCCGAGCTCGCGCGGCGCCTGGAGAATAAACGCGCACCAGCGGTAGTCCCAGCCAAGCCGCCACTGGGCGATAATCGCCGGCAGGTTAATCAAGACGCCCAGCGCCACCAGCCCGAACCCGGTGCGTCGGTAGTGGCGCTGGCTGAATTCGCCGCGCAGCCAGCCGCTGCGCATCAGCGCCGCGCCGGTGAGCATCATACCCGCCAGCTGCCACCCATACTGCGCGCCAAGCGCCAGCAGCATCGAGGAGAGCAGATCGAGACGGCTGCGGATGGCATCCATGCCGCCTTCGAGACGCCAGAACTTCTCATAGAACAGATCGCCCCCCTGCGGC
This window contains:
- the yeiB gene encoding DUF418 domain-containing protein YeiB codes for the protein MTRNITLDAVRGLAILGILLLNITAFGLPKAAYLNPAWYGVITARDAWTWALLDLFAQVKFLTLFALLFGAGLQMLLPRGKRWIQARLTLLALLGFIHAIFIWDGDILLAYGLVGLVCWRMVRDAQSVKSLFKTGVVLYLIGIAVLLLLGMMSDDHMSRSWTPQGGDLFYEKFWRLEGGMDAIRSRLDLLSSMLLALGAQYGWQLAGMMLTGAALMRSGWLRGEFSQRHYRRTGFGLVALGVLINLPAIIAQWRLGWDYRWCAFILQAPRELGAPLQALGYTALVFGYWPCLARLKLMTAVACVGRMALTNYLLQSLICTTLFNHFGLFMKFDRFALLAFVPAVWAVNLLFSVLWLRYFRQGPLEWLWRRLTRLAAGAPQSASSR